A genomic segment from Lignipirellula cremea encodes:
- a CDS encoding redoxin domain-containing protein gives MSLRILLVVGLLSLISQPSPAMERGAVSAAYAGLVPQTLLSLAHTPEVWQELQLTPRQTASLEQLFAQIDGPWFRSRLLPPDKQRPIIEAAEQQLHDWLQQNATEPQRRRLAQLELRAQNLRCLLRDDVARQLKLQPAGQEQLAELARTTDAAQQKHHAAKMRGEAVEDLEAAAQKAVKEEQASLAQITTPAQRQQLGQLLGESFNTTQLARIYPMAPEFVPVDQWINSEPLILEQLRGKVVLVHFYAFQCHNCHANFEIYKRWHQELKNKGVVVVGIQTPETARERDPAAVRAAASERELLFPILHDQKSENWQAWGNTMWPTVYVVDKRGYIRQWWQGELNWKGATGDKTIETVVDRLLQE, from the coding sequence ATGTCACTCCGAATCCTGCTGGTCGTCGGCCTGCTCTCCCTGATCAGCCAGCCATCGCCGGCCATGGAGCGCGGGGCCGTTTCGGCCGCGTACGCCGGCTTGGTTCCCCAGACCCTGCTCAGCTTGGCCCATACGCCCGAAGTCTGGCAGGAACTGCAGCTGACGCCGAGGCAGACCGCCAGCCTGGAACAGCTGTTCGCCCAGATCGACGGCCCCTGGTTCCGCTCCCGTCTGCTGCCGCCGGACAAGCAGCGGCCCATCATCGAAGCGGCCGAGCAGCAGCTCCATGACTGGCTCCAGCAAAACGCCACGGAACCCCAGCGCCGGCGTCTGGCGCAGCTGGAACTTCGCGCCCAGAACCTGCGCTGCTTGCTGCGCGACGATGTCGCCCGGCAACTGAAACTGCAGCCGGCCGGACAGGAGCAGTTGGCCGAACTGGCCCGCACGACCGACGCCGCCCAGCAGAAACACCACGCCGCCAAAATGCGGGGCGAAGCCGTCGAAGACCTGGAAGCCGCCGCCCAGAAAGCAGTCAAAGAAGAGCAAGCGTCCCTCGCCCAGATCACCACCCCGGCCCAGCGACAACAATTAGGGCAACTGCTGGGCGAGTCGTTCAACACGACCCAGCTGGCGCGGATCTATCCGATGGCGCCGGAGTTCGTGCCCGTCGACCAGTGGATCAACTCGGAACCGCTCATCCTGGAACAGCTCCGGGGCAAGGTCGTGCTGGTGCACTTTTACGCCTTCCAGTGCCACAACTGCCACGCCAACTTTGAGATCTATAAACGCTGGCACCAGGAGCTGAAGAATAAAGGCGTGGTGGTCGTCGGCATCCAAACGCCGGAAACAGCCCGGGAACGCGATCCCGCAGCGGTCCGCGCCGCCGCCAGCGAACGGGAACTGCTGTTTCCGATCCTGCACGACCAGAAATCCGAAAACTGGCAGGCCTGGGGGAACACCATGTGGCCGACCGTTTACGTCGTCGATAAACGGGGCTACATCCGCCAGTGGTGGCAAGGCGAACTCAACTGGAAGGGAGCGACCGGCGACAAAACGATCGAAACCGTCGTCGATCGCCTGCTCCAGGAATAA
- a CDS encoding ExeA family protein yields MYEAHWGLRESPFRAALDPRYFYESPSHDEALSRMLFLIENGRRLGLVLGESGAGKSLLLEVLAARGRRASWETATVRMLGLSPELFLEQLADVLGLGLPAGASTQQVWRSLGDRFVEQRYRQTPLAILLDDIDLAPESTQLQLVRMLSLDPSPDAAITWVLTAQSTAAERWNTRLLDQVDLWSELETWEVDDTQAYLDTAVSKAGRATSAFDAQAAARLHELSGGAPRKIARLAELALVAGASLQLAQVDLHTVESAYEELAAL; encoded by the coding sequence ATGTACGAAGCACATTGGGGGCTGCGCGAATCGCCTTTCCGCGCGGCGCTGGATCCGCGTTATTTCTACGAAAGCCCCAGCCACGACGAAGCGCTCTCGCGGATGCTGTTTTTGATTGAGAACGGCCGCCGTCTGGGCCTGGTGCTGGGCGAATCGGGAGCCGGCAAATCGCTGCTGCTGGAAGTGCTGGCCGCCCGCGGTCGACGGGCCAGCTGGGAAACGGCGACCGTTCGCATGCTGGGGCTGTCGCCGGAGCTGTTCCTGGAGCAGCTGGCCGATGTGCTCGGTCTGGGATTGCCTGCCGGGGCGTCGACGCAGCAAGTGTGGCGGTCCCTGGGGGATCGTTTTGTGGAGCAGCGTTATCGGCAGACGCCTCTGGCCATTCTGCTGGACGATATCGACCTCGCGCCTGAGAGCACGCAGCTGCAGCTGGTGCGGATGCTCTCGCTGGACCCGTCGCCTGATGCGGCCATTACCTGGGTGCTGACGGCCCAGTCGACCGCGGCCGAGCGCTGGAACACGCGGCTGCTGGACCAGGTCGATCTGTGGAGCGAGCTGGAAACGTGGGAAGTCGACGACACCCAGGCGTATCTCGATACGGCCGTATCCAAAGCGGGTCGGGCGACGTCGGCTTTTGATGCGCAAGCGGCCGCCCGTTTGCATGAACTGTCCGGCGGGGCTCCGCGAAAGATCGCGCGGCTGGCGGAACTGGCGCTGGTCGCCGGGGCCAGTCTGCAGCTGGCGCAGGTCGACCTGCACACGGTCGAATCGGCTTACGAAGAGCTGGCTGCTTTATAG
- a CDS encoding vWA domain-containing protein, with protein sequence MQILCIHCGNSILISSEHLGGVGQCPHCQGEIQLPSANEPVEERDGGFVSWVDGSLSGLVSLVFNMGLILLLALLTYGGGGLAGEGEEVLLGSLPSPTLTDNQEQSLSTDTAVEQQSAESLDDSLQIEEPTDTLDPLALQTFDISPSASGGSSGDFDIGRPSSAAGGAGGSFDGMVQQLRASGLDIVITFDSTGSMGGEIDVVKSQIKSIGGALIKLVPKARIGLCTYRDTGEEYEAIGLPLTGDIQAIDTWLSDIRAAGGGDHPEAVEAGLAWAIEKNSFRSTAKKVILLFGDAPPHSGKLRDCLRLASDFHGQGQGVVSTVTCRSSAKMPEFVEIAQMGGGEAFLTTDQRQIMTELMVLVFGSKFRSKVVEAFELIKE encoded by the coding sequence ATGCAAATCCTTTGCATTCATTGCGGCAATTCGATCCTGATCTCGTCCGAACATCTGGGCGGAGTCGGGCAGTGCCCTCATTGCCAGGGAGAGATCCAGCTTCCCAGCGCCAACGAACCGGTCGAAGAACGGGACGGCGGTTTCGTCAGCTGGGTCGATGGTTCGCTCTCGGGGCTGGTGTCGCTGGTCTTCAATATGGGCCTGATCCTGCTGCTGGCCCTGCTGACCTATGGCGGCGGCGGCCTGGCCGGCGAGGGAGAAGAAGTCCTGCTCGGTTCGCTCCCTTCCCCCACGCTGACCGACAACCAGGAACAATCGCTCTCGACCGATACGGCCGTCGAACAGCAATCGGCCGAATCACTGGACGATTCCCTGCAGATCGAAGAACCGACCGACACCCTGGATCCCCTGGCGCTGCAGACCTTCGACATTTCTCCTTCGGCCAGCGGCGGTTCCTCAGGCGACTTCGACATCGGCCGGCCCAGCTCGGCCGCCGGCGGGGCAGGCGGCAGTTTTGACGGCATGGTCCAGCAGCTCCGCGCCAGCGGGCTGGATATCGTCATCACCTTCGACAGCACCGGCAGCATGGGCGGGGAAATCGACGTCGTCAAATCACAGATCAAAAGCATCGGCGGCGCGCTGATCAAGCTGGTTCCCAAAGCCCGCATCGGCCTGTGCACCTATCGCGATACGGGCGAAGAATACGAAGCCATCGGCTTGCCGCTCACCGGCGACATCCAGGCGATCGACACCTGGCTGTCCGACATTCGCGCCGCAGGCGGCGGCGATCACCCGGAAGCGGTCGAAGCCGGCCTGGCCTGGGCGATTGAAAAAAATTCGTTCCGCAGCACGGCCAAAAAGGTTATTCTCCTGTTCGGCGACGCTCCGCCGCATAGCGGCAAGCTCCGAGATTGCCTCCGACTCGCCTCCGATTTCCATGGCCAGGGACAAGGCGTTGTCAGCACGGTTACCTGCCGCAGCAGTGCAAAAATGCCGGAGTTTGTCGAGATCGCCCAGATGGGCGGCGGCGAAGCGTTCCTCACCACCGACCAGCGCCAGATCATGACCGAGCTCATGGTGCTGGTGTTTGGCAGCAAGTTCCGCAGCAAGGTGGTGGAAGCGTTTGAGTTGATTAAAGAGTAA
- a CDS encoding pentapeptide repeat-containing protein, which produces MIEIKHRVTGAVLHSVEGNKLAGLTLAGAQLSSAKMSKYRLTGIDLHNSNLASADFSGSLLDQAVFESACLNQACLEKSVLIKADFTNAIARGANFREVRAMGAVFRYAQLEQADFTGADLSGCDLSMADLRGNFNDTDFSGADLRGADLTGANLTGAKFKGANLSNANLTQVNLASASLEGAIMSNGARVGLGRAPQKKAANRPWWQIWK; this is translated from the coding sequence ATGATAGAGATCAAACATCGCGTTACGGGAGCGGTGTTGCATTCGGTCGAAGGCAACAAACTCGCTGGGCTGACCCTGGCGGGCGCCCAGCTTTCGAGCGCCAAGATGTCGAAGTATCGTTTGACGGGGATCGATCTGCACAATTCCAATCTGGCCAGCGCCGATTTCAGTGGTTCCCTGCTGGACCAGGCCGTTTTCGAAAGCGCCTGCTTGAATCAGGCGTGTCTTGAAAAATCCGTTTTAATCAAAGCGGATTTCACCAACGCCATTGCCCGCGGAGCCAACTTTCGCGAAGTCCGCGCGATGGGAGCCGTATTCCGCTATGCCCAGCTGGAGCAGGCCGACTTTACCGGCGCCGATCTGTCGGGCTGCGATCTGAGCATGGCCGACCTGCGCGGTAATTTTAACGATACCGATTTTTCCGGAGCCGACCTCCGCGGCGCCGATCTGACCGGAGCCAACCTGACCGGGGCCAAATTCAAAGGGGCCAATCTGTCGAACGCCAACCTTACCCAGGTCAATCTGGCCAGCGCCTCGCTCGAAGGCGCCATAATGTCCAATGGAGCCCGCGTCGGTCTGGGCCGCGCCCCGCAGAAGAAGGCCGCCAACCGCCCCTGGTGGCAGATCTGGAAGTAA